Proteins found in one Crassostrea angulata isolate pt1a10 chromosome 3, ASM2561291v2, whole genome shotgun sequence genomic segment:
- the LOC128176884 gene encoding uncharacterized protein LOC128176884 translates to MTLPLFDDEAASKETIDSLQESVKGSDTKNVVSHLDSPQNDAASTEVTDEVKGGEDILKEEQNNSVTEEAGYNSPLSDAIDYEIRAEGSESFTTRHECDETSCGECGTGDEMGAVGGARQREIPTKGILAVKIMTKKKKILSAIPEICPDNISLPPKKKNIIFNFSEETEDQSNEIPPKNHIDFDPVTTVRYYDSKEGDNISITKEPESTISPGEELLQDIEGRLQKDIKFTPKRGDQHRSYLRHHQTVSSIAETKEWYLSSDDPRYGVHQSYSDPPPTATEVIEDDKQATQQEEQRENGGIKPVGQTMEDVLINYSDNMEEEANTPIRNGKMKRIRRFFKRLFCCTARLTTYTYSKVNTLVYLSFTCYHMFLP, encoded by the exons ATGACGTTACCATTGTTTGAC GATGAAGCAGCAAGCAAGGAGACGATTGACAGCCTCCAAGAGTCAGTAAAGGGCAGTGACACAAAGAATGTTGTATCTCACTTAGACTCTCCACAGAATGAtg CAGCAAGCACGGAGGTAACTGATGAGGTTAAAGGAGGCGAAGACATACTCAAGGAGGAACAAAACAACAGTGTCACAGAGGAAGCTGGATATAACTCTCCACTGAGTGACg cAATAGACTATGAAATCAGAGCGGAGGGAAGTGAGAGCTTCACCACAAGACATGAATGTGATGAAACAAGCTGTGGTGAATGTGGAACAGGTGATGAAATGGGGGCTGTGGGCGGAGCAAGACAGAGGGAGATACCGACAAAGGGAATCCTGGCGGTAAAAATCATgaccaaaaaaaagaaaatactaaGTGCCATTCCCGAAATCTGCCCTGATAATATCAGTTTGCCAccaaagaagaaaaacatcatCTTCAATTTCAGTGAGGAG ACAGAAGATCAAAGTAATGAAATTCCCCCAAAAAACCATATTGACTTTGATCCGGTGACAACCGTACGATACTATGACTCGAAAGAGGGAGACAATATCAGTATTACTAAGGAGCCTGAAAGTACCATCTCTCCTGGGGAAGAGCTCTTACAGGACATTGAAGGCAGACTTCAAAAAGACATT AAGTTCACTCCTAAAAGAGGAGACCAACACCGATCCTATTTAAGGCACCACCAGACTGTTAGCAGCATTGCG gaAACCAAGGAGTGGTATTTGAGTTCAGATGACCCCAGATATGGTGTACACCAAAGTTATTCGGATCCACCGCCAACAGCTACAGAG gtgATAGAGGATGACAAACAGGCAACTCAGCAGGAAGAACAGAGAGAAAATGGAGGAATCAAACCAGTGGGCCAAACGATGGAGgatgttttaataaattacaGTGATAATATGGAGGAAGAGGCAAATACACCAATACGCAATGGG AAGATGAAGAGAATCCGGCGCTTTTTTAAACGCCTTTTCTGCTGTACAGCAAG GCTCACCACTTACACATACTCCAAGGTCAACACACTCGTCTACCTGTCCTTTACCTGTTACCACATGTTCCTTCCATGa